One genomic region from Thalassotalea sp. PS06 encodes:
- the srmB gene encoding ATP-dependent RNA helicase SrmB, translating to MFEQFDLDDKLVAATQSAGYKKPTSIQELVLPEAMAGKDVLASAPTGTGKTAAFLLPCLQHLLDYPRTKPGFPRVLILAPTRELATQIFEQAEQLSENTNIKSGLITGGVNYGSHKEILTSTTDVLIATPGRLLEYIDNEQFDAREIEILVLDEADRMLDMGFADNINRIAGEARWRKQTFLFSATLAGAGIIRFSKDILNEPVFLESHPSRKEKAKTHQWIHLADSKEHKIQLLLNILQQEEVKRAVVFANKRETVQFLAGKLQSHDLANVWLEGEMPQDKRNAAVARVKNNRVNILVATDIAARGLDIDEITHVINFDMPRKADIYVHRIGRTGRAGKKGTAISLVEAHDMASLGKIERYIDERLRRRVIEELRPQHKEARVPQKKPKTTAKKNAGLSKKQKAAKKAKKAKKAAKKK from the coding sequence ATGTTTGAACAGTTTGATCTCGACGATAAACTCGTTGCTGCCACCCAATCAGCCGGGTATAAAAAACCAACCTCTATCCAAGAGCTGGTATTGCCGGAAGCAATGGCAGGTAAAGACGTACTCGCCAGTGCGCCAACAGGTACCGGAAAAACCGCTGCATTTTTACTGCCGTGTCTTCAGCACCTACTCGACTACCCGCGCACCAAACCGGGTTTTCCTCGAGTATTGATTCTCGCGCCTACTCGCGAGCTAGCAACGCAAATATTTGAACAGGCTGAGCAGCTAAGCGAAAACACCAATATCAAAAGCGGTTTAATTACTGGTGGGGTGAATTATGGTTCCCACAAAGAAATTCTAACCAGTACTACCGATGTATTGATCGCCACCCCTGGCCGATTACTCGAGTACATTGATAACGAACAGTTCGATGCCAGAGAAATTGAAATTCTGGTACTCGATGAAGCCGACCGCATGTTAGATATGGGTTTTGCTGACAATATTAACCGTATCGCTGGTGAAGCCAGATGGCGTAAACAGACCTTTTTATTCAGCGCAACCTTAGCAGGCGCTGGCATTATCCGCTTTTCAAAAGACATTCTTAACGAACCTGTATTTCTAGAATCGCATCCGTCTCGTAAAGAAAAAGCCAAAACTCATCAATGGATCCACCTTGCCGACAGCAAGGAGCATAAAATTCAGCTGCTGTTGAACATCCTGCAGCAAGAGGAAGTGAAACGAGCGGTTGTTTTCGCTAATAAACGCGAAACGGTGCAGTTTTTAGCAGGAAAACTACAAAGCCATGATTTAGCGAATGTCTGGCTTGAAGGGGAAATGCCGCAGGACAAACGCAACGCTGCGGTTGCCCGAGTGAAGAACAATCGAGTCAATATTTTGGTGGCTACTGATATCGCGGCCCGTGGTTTAGACATCGATGAAATCACCCATGTGATTAACTTCGATATGCCACGCAAAGCTGATATTTACGTGCACCGTATCGGCCGTACTGGCCGCGCCGGTAAAAAAGGGACGGCGATTTCTTTGGTAGAAGCCCATGACATGGCGTCCCTTGGTAAAATTGAGCGCTACATCGACGAGCGCCTGCGCCGCCGCGTTATCGAAGAGCTTCGCCCACAACACAAAGAAGCCCGAGTACCACAGAAAAAGCCAAAAACCACAGCGAAGAAAAACGCCGGCCTGAGCAAAAAGCAAAAAGCAGCGAAGAAGGCGAAGAAAGCGAAAAAAGCGGCCAAGAAGAAGTAA
- the tal gene encoding transaldolase: MTDQLSQLKAMTTVVADTGDVDAIARFQPQDATTNPSLLLKASDLEGYQSLLAQAIEFGKSQAQNEAEQISEAADMFSVLTGVEILKIVPGRISTEVDSRLSFDTEATVAKAQKLIGLYEQHGISKDKILIKIASTWEGIRAAEILEQQGINCNLTLLFSFAQAQACAEAGVFLISPFVGRILDWYKKSTGKDSYPAAEDPGVVSVTSIYNYYKQHGYNTIVMGASFRNKDEILELAGCDRLTISPALLAELEESTETVTQKLNDNDSPVAPGEKLSEKQFRWLMNEDAMATEKLAEGIRGFTADQIKLEEKLRNLL, encoded by the coding sequence ATGACCGATCAGTTATCTCAATTAAAGGCAATGACCACCGTTGTTGCTGATACAGGCGACGTAGACGCGATCGCCCGTTTTCAACCTCAGGATGCGACGACCAATCCATCACTTCTTCTTAAAGCATCGGATCTAGAGGGTTATCAAAGCCTTTTGGCACAGGCAATCGAGTTTGGTAAAAGCCAGGCTCAGAACGAAGCCGAGCAGATTTCTGAAGCTGCAGATATGTTTTCGGTATTAACTGGTGTTGAAATTCTAAAAATTGTCCCTGGCCGAATCTCCACCGAAGTGGACTCACGTTTATCGTTTGATACCGAAGCCACCGTTGCCAAAGCGCAAAAGCTCATTGGTTTGTATGAACAACATGGTATCAGCAAAGACAAAATCCTGATTAAGATTGCATCTACCTGGGAAGGTATTCGCGCCGCAGAAATTCTTGAGCAGCAAGGTATCAATTGTAACCTTACCTTACTGTTTAGCTTTGCTCAGGCTCAGGCTTGCGCTGAAGCCGGAGTATTTTTGATTTCACCGTTCGTGGGCCGCATTCTTGACTGGTATAAAAAATCTACCGGTAAAGATTCCTACCCGGCAGCTGAAGATCCAGGCGTGGTGTCGGTAACCAGCATTTATAACTATTACAAACAGCATGGTTACAACACCATTGTGATGGGTGCAAGTTTCAGAAACAAAGATGAGATTTTAGAGCTTGCCGGTTGTGATCGCCTAACTATCAGTCCAGCCTTGTTAGCAGAGCTGGAAGAATCAACAGAGACTGTGACTCAAAAACTTAATGATAATGACTCTCCGGTAGCTCCTGGAGAAAAACTATCTGAGAAACAGTTCCGTTGGTTAATGAATGAAGATGCGATGGCAACGGAAAAGCTTGCGGAAGGTATTCGAGGTTTTACCGCCGACCAAATTAAACTTGAAGAAAAATTGCGCAACTTGTTGTAA
- a CDS encoding ketoacyl-ACP synthase III — MQYAEITGWGKYTPPATLTNDDLATFIETSDEWITTRTGIKERRISHINTAEMSALAAKHALASAGIEADELDLIIVATSCPDTLVPNTASRVQQILGSNNAACFDLSSACTGFLYALQNATAQIRFGAAKKALVIGAERMSWFINWAKRDTAVLFGDGAGAVILEATDKECGLLNAKLGCDSNARDILSINNFGTDMDRYVNPPSALDISFEGPDIFKRAVRGMGQATETVLQQTGINVEDVDLLVPHQANVRIIETLQKQLKLRDDQVMVNIQHYGNTSAATVPIALCEALEQGKVKPGDNIMSAAFGAGLTWGAAFIKWGDKVTPTNEYVQEAQEPQNAKELLAVSIEHCLSKAQ, encoded by the coding sequence ATGCAATATGCAGAAATCACAGGTTGGGGTAAATATACGCCACCTGCCACGCTAACCAATGACGATTTAGCCACCTTTATCGAAACCTCCGATGAATGGATCACAACCCGTACTGGCATCAAAGAACGTCGCATTTCCCACATTAATACTGCTGAAATGTCTGCCCTGGCAGCAAAGCATGCATTAGCAAGCGCCGGTATTGAAGCCGATGAACTGGATCTAATTATTGTCGCAACGTCCTGTCCAGATACCTTAGTGCCAAATACCGCCTCGAGAGTACAGCAAATTCTCGGCTCTAATAATGCTGCCTGTTTCGATTTAAGTTCAGCGTGTACCGGCTTTTTATATGCCCTGCAAAATGCTACGGCGCAGATCCGCTTTGGCGCGGCGAAAAAGGCATTGGTTATCGGTGCCGAGCGCATGAGCTGGTTTATTAACTGGGCAAAGCGCGATACCGCTGTATTGTTTGGAGATGGTGCTGGAGCCGTTATCCTTGAAGCTACCGATAAAGAATGTGGTTTGCTTAATGCCAAATTAGGTTGTGATTCTAACGCTCGCGATATCTTATCGATTAACAATTTCGGTACCGATATGGATCGCTACGTAAATCCTCCTTCGGCATTAGATATTTCCTTTGAAGGTCCGGATATTTTTAAACGCGCCGTTCGAGGTATGGGACAGGCAACGGAAACCGTGCTTCAACAAACCGGTATCAATGTGGAAGACGTTGATTTGCTGGTTCCGCACCAGGCCAATGTTCGCATTATCGAAACCTTACAAAAGCAGCTTAAACTTCGTGATGACCAGGTGATGGTCAATATTCAACATTACGGTAACACCTCAGCGGCGACGGTTCCTATCGCTCTATGTGAGGCATTGGAGCAAGGCAAGGTGAAACCAGGTGATAACATTATGAGTGCGGCATTCGGTGCCGGTTTAACCTGGGGAGCCGCTTTCATTAAGTGGGGCGATAAAGTAACGCCGACCAATGAATATGTGCAGGAAGCTCAAGAGCCACAAAACGCGAAGGAATTATTGGCGGTATCTATTGAGCATTGCTTGAGCAAAGCTCAATAG
- the fldB gene encoding flavodoxin FldB, with protein MKIGLFYGSTTCYTEMAAEKIQATMGAELVEIFNIKDVALAECEAFDIIIFGISTWDFGELQEDWESSWDDIESLNLTDKVVALYGLGDQQGYGEWFQDALGMLHEQVILRGPAIIGYWPNQGYEFSASKALTEDQQYFVGLALDDECQYDLSEQRIDQWCQQILQEIIDLQA; from the coding sequence ATGAAAATCGGCTTATTTTACGGCTCAACAACCTGCTACACCGAGATGGCCGCTGAAAAGATTCAGGCCACAATGGGTGCTGAACTGGTAGAAATTTTCAATATAAAAGACGTAGCCCTGGCTGAATGCGAAGCCTTCGATATCATTATTTTTGGTATCTCAACCTGGGATTTTGGCGAATTACAGGAAGACTGGGAATCGAGCTGGGATGATATCGAGTCATTAAATCTAACCGATAAGGTTGTTGCCCTTTATGGATTGGGCGATCAACAGGGTTATGGTGAATGGTTTCAGGATGCCTTAGGCATGTTGCACGAGCAGGTCATACTGCGCGGCCCCGCTATCATTGGCTACTGGCCAAATCAGGGCTATGAATTCAGTGCGTCAAAGGCGCTGACAGAAGATCAGCAATATTTTGTAGGTCTTGCCCTGGATGACGAATGCCAGTACGACCTATCGGAGCAACGTATTGATCAATGGTGTCAGCAAATCCTGCAAGAAATTATTGATCTGCAAGCATAA
- a CDS encoding GNAT family N-acetyltransferase codes for MGEPAYQWLQWSAKLQRRLLCIETDDENVSLISTRLADDLSNYFQRQNSAYWELFDSKSDPDSEALNTVNSVFFEASPRAGNPDKFSGFNRSDASSLKPLVSYLQEIQSVDPENPSPGFTVASLTGQQYRSQLGRENRLVMIDARADFNADVFTALAGTVVGGGLLLLFLKPQQLHSSNTLQHLFGGFSSRDCCHHIQLLNNIGTDSNASEDSRAAELLLFGDALKIEANDFPDSKPLGFNPDDSEHAFDAPRSFGATNPAQQQVIEQVVNVALGKRNKPLVITADRGRGKTTALALATIKIITEAERKQLILITAPSPASINTYFKHLKTLEGIEIDGLNARYQQHQIRFIAVDELLRAKPACNLLLVDEAAAIPAPQLMAISQTNHRLVLASTVHGYEGAGRGFTYKFLPFINRLYPQGSHLHLDEPIRWSADDQLEKLLFERFYLNAELPELSNQVADELPDIASKAMHYRWLQGYELLQEPALLSDAFALLVSAHYQTEPSDLALLLDDEQITLGLQFFDVDAKQTSDTRGSQPVLASVCLLVKEGRLSEQLVEDISQGKRRIRGQFTPQSLLTQANVDWAFSYRYGRIVRIAVHPKLQNLGLGNAFLRECKDYADHQQLDFLATSFGVNPQLFHFWQAAGFKVARLGFNKDKASGEHSILLLHGVSTDAKTKAKELQSQWRQDSAIYLSDEYAELSTRLMTMLLCATAELTEETLRQTQIRDSDISVVTRFIDGSRQYSNCKPAIYRLLLALDKADYSYVKNLQGEQESEITPLFVVIAKTLQNWSVAELAKLSGVSGQKALTKVLQQGCQQLLARHEKSSE; via the coding sequence TTGTTGTGTATCGAAACGGATGATGAAAATGTTTCTTTGATATCGACGCGTCTTGCCGATGATTTGTCTAATTACTTTCAGCGTCAGAATAGTGCATATTGGGAATTATTCGACAGTAAGTCGGATCCTGACTCAGAAGCTCTAAATACTGTCAATTCGGTGTTTTTTGAGGCCAGCCCTCGAGCCGGTAATCCTGACAAATTTTCTGGGTTTAATCGTTCGGATGCTAGTAGCCTTAAGCCTCTCGTTTCCTACCTGCAAGAAATTCAATCGGTGGATCCTGAAAATCCATCCCCTGGGTTTACTGTTGCCAGCCTGACAGGCCAGCAATACCGATCGCAATTAGGTCGGGAAAACCGTTTAGTGATGATTGATGCCAGGGCCGATTTTAATGCCGATGTTTTTACCGCATTGGCGGGTACTGTCGTCGGTGGTGGCCTGTTATTGTTGTTTTTAAAGCCACAACAATTGCATAGTTCCAATACCTTGCAGCACCTTTTCGGCGGGTTTTCGTCACGAGATTGCTGCCATCATATCCAGCTACTTAATAACATCGGTACTGACAGCAACGCGAGTGAAGATAGTAGAGCCGCTGAGTTGTTATTGTTCGGCGATGCTCTAAAAATTGAGGCTAATGACTTTCCTGATTCAAAACCGTTAGGTTTTAACCCTGATGACTCGGAACATGCCTTTGATGCACCTCGCTCTTTTGGTGCGACAAATCCTGCTCAGCAACAGGTTATTGAACAGGTTGTTAACGTTGCTTTGGGAAAACGCAATAAACCTCTAGTTATCACCGCTGATCGCGGTAGGGGAAAAACCACCGCCCTGGCATTGGCAACCATCAAAATAATCACTGAGGCGGAACGTAAACAACTTATCTTGATTACCGCGCCATCACCGGCTTCGATTAATACCTATTTCAAGCATCTGAAAACCCTTGAAGGCATAGAGATAGATGGATTAAATGCTCGCTATCAGCAACACCAAATTCGCTTTATCGCCGTCGATGAGTTGTTACGAGCAAAACCTGCTTGCAACTTATTATTGGTTGATGAAGCTGCAGCCATACCTGCGCCGCAGTTAATGGCCATCAGTCAAACAAATCATCGATTGGTGCTTGCATCAACGGTGCATGGTTATGAAGGCGCGGGCAGGGGCTTTACCTACAAGTTTTTACCATTTATTAATCGGCTATACCCGCAAGGTTCTCACTTGCATCTCGATGAGCCAATACGTTGGTCGGCTGACGATCAGCTAGAAAAGCTGTTGTTTGAACGCTTTTATTTAAACGCTGAGCTTCCTGAACTTAGCAACCAAGTTGCAGATGAATTGCCTGATATTGCCTCAAAAGCTATGCACTATCGTTGGCTTCAGGGCTATGAGCTTTTGCAAGAGCCGGCTTTGTTATCGGATGCTTTTGCTTTGCTGGTCAGTGCTCACTATCAGACCGAGCCCTCAGACCTGGCGCTACTGTTGGACGATGAACAAATTACTCTCGGTCTGCAGTTTTTCGATGTTGATGCTAAACAGACGAGTGATACAAGAGGATCGCAACCAGTTCTGGCATCAGTTTGTTTGCTGGTCAAAGAAGGGCGATTGTCAGAACAGTTGGTGGAAGATATTAGTCAAGGGAAGCGGCGAATTCGCGGCCAGTTTACACCACAGTCTTTGCTTACTCAGGCCAATGTCGATTGGGCATTTTCCTATCGATATGGACGAATCGTACGTATTGCCGTGCATCCAAAGCTACAAAACCTTGGGCTTGGAAACGCTTTTTTGCGCGAATGTAAGGACTATGCCGACCATCAGCAACTGGATTTTCTGGCCACCAGTTTCGGGGTAAATCCTCAGTTATTTCATTTTTGGCAGGCGGCCGGGTTTAAGGTGGCTCGCCTTGGTTTTAACAAAGATAAGGCCAGTGGTGAACATTCGATATTGTTACTACATGGGGTTTCGACGGACGCAAAAACCAAAGCTAAAGAGTTACAAAGCCAGTGGCGACAGGATTCTGCCATTTATCTGAGTGATGAATATGCTGAGCTTTCAACAAGGTTAATGACTATGCTGCTTTGCGCAACGGCTGAATTGACTGAGGAAACACTGCGCCAAACCCAAATAAGAGATTCGGATATCTCTGTTGTTACCAGGTTTATTGATGGTTCCCGGCAGTACAGCAATTGTAAGCCCGCCATCTATCGATTGTTACTCGCCCTTGATAAAGCTGACTATAGTTATGTTAAAAACCTGCAAGGCGAACAAGAGTCGGAGATAACGCCACTTTTCGTAGTTATCGCTAAAACATTGCAAAACTGGTCAGTTGCTGAACTAGCTAAATTATCTGGAGTAAGCGGTCAAAAAGCTTTGACGAAAGTTTTACAACAGGGTTGCCAGCAACTTTTAGCGCGACATGAAAAATCTTCAGAATAA
- a CDS encoding ABC transporter ATP-binding protein, with protein MIQVRQLSKHYKQLKAVDDVSFNVEKGHCFGLLGPNGAGKTTTIEIMEGILTPTSGTVDFQGLSAGEVNQYIGIQFQHTALQDYLTVKETLALFKAFYKHSLDVDTLIEWCDLEDIIDRDNRLLSGGQRQRLLLALALINDPQIVFLDEPTTGLDPQSRRHFWQLIDNIKEQQKTVILTTHYMDEAERLCDQIVIMDHGKVIEQGAPKDLLDRHFNRVFLTLPAVDIDIGELNKILDDDEWHISQQRVEIVTEHVESTVKRLISAQIPLTGLHVKSANLDDLFLKLTGHSLRG; from the coding sequence GTGATTCAGGTCAGGCAATTATCAAAACATTACAAACAGCTAAAAGCCGTCGACGACGTGAGTTTTAATGTTGAAAAAGGCCATTGTTTTGGTTTGCTGGGTCCTAACGGCGCGGGCAAAACGACAACCATTGAAATCATGGAAGGCATATTGACCCCTACTTCCGGAACCGTTGATTTTCAGGGGCTGAGCGCCGGTGAAGTGAATCAGTATATTGGTATTCAGTTTCAACATACGGCACTTCAGGATTATTTAACGGTTAAAGAAACGCTGGCTTTGTTTAAAGCCTTTTATAAACATTCTCTGGACGTCGACACCTTAATTGAATGGTGTGACCTCGAAGACATCATCGATCGAGACAACCGTTTACTATCCGGCGGCCAACGGCAGCGATTATTATTGGCTCTGGCATTAATTAACGATCCGCAAATCGTATTTTTGGATGAGCCGACAACCGGTCTGGATCCGCAATCGCGGCGGCACTTCTGGCAGCTGATTGATAATATTAAAGAGCAACAAAAAACCGTGATCCTTACTACCCATTATATGGACGAAGCAGAGCGGCTCTGTGATCAGATAGTGATCATGGATCACGGTAAAGTGATTGAACAGGGGGCCCCGAAGGATTTATTAGACCGACATTTTAATCGGGTATTCCTGACCCTGCCGGCGGTTGATATTGATATCGGAGAGCTCAACAAGATTCTCGATGATGACGAATGGCATATTAGCCAACAGCGTGTCGAGATTGTCACCGAACATGTCGAAAGTACCGTTAAACGTTTGATATCGGCACAGATCCCATTAACCGGTTTACATGTTAAATCTGCTAATCTCGATGATTTATTTTTGAAACTTACCGGCCATAGTTTGCGAGGTTAA
- the trhA gene encoding PAQR family membrane homeostasis protein TrhA, with translation MSTQSIQKNLQQNLRQGYSLVEELVNSITHGVGALLSVAALTLMIIVATNAAQLTSAIIYGTSMILLFLASTLYHSITHTSVKSVLKLVDHCAIYLLIAGTYTPFMLISLEGAWGYAILSIVWTLAIAGIFFKLIFKQRFPKVSLATYLAMGWLVVIAMPEMIANVATGGLILLASGGAAYTLGAVFYAIKKIPFNHAIWHVFVLAGSVCHFLAVYIYLMG, from the coding sequence ATGTCAACACAAAGCATTCAAAAAAATCTCCAGCAGAACCTGCGTCAAGGCTATTCATTAGTCGAAGAGCTGGTTAATTCAATCACCCATGGTGTTGGTGCGCTACTAAGTGTTGCTGCTCTTACATTAATGATTATTGTCGCTACCAATGCCGCACAATTGACCAGTGCGATCATCTACGGCACGTCGATGATCCTGTTATTTCTGGCATCAACCCTTTATCACAGCATTACCCATACGTCGGTGAAATCGGTGTTAAAGTTAGTGGATCATTGTGCTATTTATTTATTGATCGCCGGCACCTATACCCCATTTATGTTAATCTCCTTGGAAGGTGCCTGGGGCTACGCTATTTTATCCATCGTTTGGACGCTGGCCATCGCTGGCATTTTCTTCAAACTGATATTCAAACAACGATTCCCGAAGGTATCGTTGGCAACTTACCTGGCTATGGGCTGGCTGGTCGTTATCGCGATGCCGGAAATGATTGCCAATGTCGCAACCGGCGGTTTGATTCTTCTCGCCAGCGGCGGCGCAGCTTATACCCTAGGCGCGGTATTCTACGCCATTAAGAAGATCCCATTTAATCATGCGATTTGGCATGTGTTTGTGCTGGCCGGTAGTGTTTGTCACTTTTTGGCTGTGTATATTTATTTGATGGGATAA
- a CDS encoding DUF3545 family protein: MDPIESLMEIVEGKTKTKTSKKRKWREIEQFKEKLALEKELLSYENSLEYLLEES; this comes from the coding sequence ATGGATCCAATTGAGAGCTTAATGGAAATTGTCGAAGGTAAAACTAAAACTAAAACTAGCAAGAAGCGAAAATGGCGCGAGATAGAACAATTTAAGGAAAAACTTGCTCTGGAAAAAGAACTTCTAAGCTACGAAAACTCGCTTGAGTATCTGCTGGAAGAGTCCTAA
- the dsbC gene encoding bifunctional protein-disulfide isomerase/oxidoreductase DsbC, which yields MTYLTRVWKKAIAVTLMSASLVVANTAMAQDLTVEQVSKIKSKLSKLGLNADSVQASKMEGLVEVLTDQGLFYTSSDGNFLIQGKVYDIGGAQISSLTESSLAKVRVQGMTEFEESMIVFPAEEEKYEITVFTDLTCGYCRKLHQQMSEYNDLGITVRYLAFPRGGIGSQSFVDIRSVWCSDDQQQAMTDAKGGEQVQQKICAQPVAEQYEFGRKIGVNGTPAIMLEDGNMLPGYKTPEQLQQILRSIPTAKAG from the coding sequence ATGACTTATTTAACTCGTGTATGGAAAAAGGCAATCGCCGTGACTTTGATGTCTGCGAGCCTTGTAGTAGCCAACACAGCAATGGCGCAGGACTTAACTGTAGAACAGGTGTCCAAGATTAAATCCAAACTGAGCAAACTTGGTTTGAATGCAGATTCGGTGCAAGCGTCGAAAATGGAAGGTCTGGTAGAAGTGTTAACCGACCAGGGGCTTTTCTATACTAGCAGCGATGGTAATTTTCTGATTCAGGGCAAAGTTTACGATATCGGTGGTGCACAAATTTCCAGCCTAACCGAATCGTCGCTTGCCAAAGTGCGAGTTCAGGGGATGACTGAATTCGAAGAATCGATGATCGTGTTTCCTGCGGAAGAGGAAAAATATGAGATCACCGTATTTACCGATTTGACCTGTGGTTATTGCCGTAAGCTGCACCAGCAGATGTCCGAATACAACGATTTAGGTATTACAGTTAGATATCTTGCATTCCCTCGCGGTGGTATCGGTAGTCAATCCTTTGTGGATATCAGAAGTGTTTGGTGTAGTGATGACCAACAACAGGCGATGACAGATGCTAAAGGCGGGGAACAGGTTCAGCAAAAAATTTGCGCCCAACCGGTTGCAGAGCAGTATGAGTTTGGACGCAAAATTGGCGTAAATGGTACGCCTGCGATCATGCTTGAAGACGGCAACATGCTACCTGGCTACAAAACGCCAGAACAATTGCAGCAAATTCTGCGTAGTATCCCTACAGCGAAAGCCGGTTAA
- a CDS encoding ABC transporter permease, whose product MFDLHRFWAVVKARNLEFFRDKSSLGWNLLFPVLLLAIFALVFSGDGRSVYKIGVLDKDPQTLTFLETRYIDFIDYQQLDKAKIKLQQHEIDLVIDQRKSEYWVNEESPKGYLVEKMLLSEEQGFTRQVTQGRAIRYIDWVLPGILGMNIMFSCLFGVGYVIVRYRKNSVLKRLKATPLSALEFVAAQLISRLFIVLFMASIVYIGCDFVFDFYMLGSYVDLFIVALIGAMSLISLGLVISTRSKSEELVGGLLNMATWPMMLLSGVWFSLEGAPQIVKSIAAVFPLTHLVSAGRKIITEGATLVDIQMELWIMLGMTLVFLVMSAYLFSWDGDR is encoded by the coding sequence GTGTTTGATTTACATCGATTCTGGGCGGTAGTTAAAGCAAGAAATCTCGAATTCTTTCGCGACAAGTCTTCACTTGGTTGGAATTTGCTGTTTCCGGTATTGTTGCTGGCGATATTTGCATTGGTATTTTCCGGTGATGGCCGCTCGGTTTATAAAATCGGCGTGCTTGATAAAGATCCCCAAACCTTAACGTTTCTGGAGACCCGATACATTGATTTTATTGACTACCAACAATTGGATAAGGCGAAAATTAAGCTTCAGCAACATGAAATTGATTTAGTTATTGATCAGCGAAAATCTGAATATTGGGTTAATGAAGAATCCCCGAAAGGCTATCTGGTGGAGAAGATGTTGCTAAGTGAAGAGCAAGGCTTCACCAGGCAGGTTACCCAGGGACGAGCCATTCGCTACATCGATTGGGTGTTGCCAGGGATCCTTGGCATGAACATCATGTTCTCCTGTTTATTCGGTGTTGGCTATGTGATTGTTCGTTACCGGAAAAATTCCGTGCTTAAACGATTAAAAGCGACACCATTATCGGCGCTTGAATTTGTTGCCGCACAGCTCATTTCCCGTTTGTTTATCGTTTTATTCATGGCAAGCATTGTGTATATCGGCTGCGATTTCGTTTTCGATTTTTACATGTTGGGCAGTTACGTCGATTTGTTTATTGTCGCTCTGATTGGCGCCATGAGCCTGATATCCTTAGGCTTGGTGATTTCTACGCGAAGTAAAAGTGAGGAATTGGTTGGCGGCTTATTAAATATGGCCACCTGGCCAATGATGCTGTTATCAGGTGTTTGGTTTTCGTTAGAAGGGGCACCGCAAATCGTAAAATCCATTGCTGCGGTATTTCCACTGACACATTTAGTCTCAGCCGGACGAAAGATAATTACCGAGGGGGCAACCCTGGTCGATATTCAGATGGAGCTTTGGATAATGTTAGGGATGACGTTAGTGTTTTTGGTGATGAGCGCTTATTTATTTAGCTGGGATGGCGACAGGTAG
- the yaaA gene encoding peroxide stress protein YaaA: MLIVVSPAKNLDYESPLNTQAYSQPELLDDSQELIERCRQLTPADLASLMSISDKLAGLNAARFGEWSLPFNQDNARPAVLAFNGDVYTGLDAKTFSDDDFDFAQQNLRILSGLYGVLRPLDLMQAYRLEMGTKLDNNRGSNLYQFWGEIVTDKLNETLADESDPVLINLASNEYFKVVKKKKLNAEIITPAFKDWKNGEYKMISFFAKKARGLMARYIIQNQITEVEQLKNFDLDGYGYNQALSTDAVPVFTRKQVD; the protein is encoded by the coding sequence ATGCTTATTGTTGTATCACCTGCAAAAAATCTTGATTATGAATCGCCTCTCAATACCCAAGCGTACAGCCAACCAGAATTACTAGATGACAGTCAGGAGCTTATTGAGCGTTGTCGTCAGCTAACCCCTGCCGATTTAGCATCATTGATGTCTATCAGCGATAAACTTGCCGGGCTAAATGCGGCAAGATTCGGCGAGTGGAGCCTGCCGTTTAATCAGGACAATGCCAGACCTGCGGTATTAGCGTTCAACGGTGATGTTTATACAGGATTGGATGCAAAAACATTCAGCGATGACGATTTCGATTTTGCTCAGCAAAACCTACGAATTCTTTCTGGCCTATATGGCGTTCTGCGTCCATTGGATTTAATGCAGGCCTACCGTTTAGAGATGGGTACTAAGCTGGATAACAATCGCGGCAGCAACTTGTATCAGTTCTGGGGCGAGATTGTTACCGATAAGCTTAATGAAACCCTGGCTGATGAATCTGATCCAGTGTTGATTAACCTTGCCTCGAATGAATATTTCAAAGTGGTGAAAAAGAAAAAGCTCAATGCTGAAATTATCACTCCTGCCTTTAAAGACTGGAAAAACGGCGAATATAAGATGATCAGCTTTTTTGCCAAAAAAGCTCGTGGCTTGATGGCTCGTTATATCATCCAGAACCAAATTACTGAGGTTGAGCAGTTGAAAAACTTTGACCTTGACGGTTATGGGTATAATCAGGCGCTATCTACCGATGCGGTGCCGGTGTTTACCCGGAAGCAAGTAGACTAA